Proteins encoded within one genomic window of Rossellomorea vietnamensis:
- a CDS encoding sensor domain-containing diguanylate cyclase: MTLPLKKKLYILLAWLAVVPAGLYFTYQYYPPENIAGNELEFITLVAFATFIPLMPIVINGATIFFIQWVTLVGFIKYGLFIEIVLMQFSIIPLLIRLRVTKSDWHRIPLNSLMFFLVSYISGLIYFMVGGEIAERELGQLILPILCYQIVSIMINQILLLLYHHYVANNDVRFYSKDFVWDFTANMIMFPLSLSLYYLTFELGAFASLLIGVPFVSLSIILKLYNSSENINEYLQKAGEIGHQLTESLKVKEVLDIFIEKIIETLPVEYAYILDCHEEGLVLLRRFENGEMKSNNLRPLKKNQGISGVVWETGKSVLYTSRSEWTDIAEGYMPEDVESVLCVPIVRSQKVRGILLLASSKKKAYEKFQLMIVDILCSYFGIAIANARHHERTKQNSERCALTGLYNYRYFEDLLSMEYNHLEAGKRKTLSLIMLDLDHFKVINDNYGHQSGNEILIQLAERLRALISTKGTVARYGGEEFVILLPDTEREEALRIAEYVRGTIANQPFTLHDSLDESNKQIMVRITASIGVSTAPQDADDTMALIRHADRALYTGAKQAGRNRVAQYVK, translated from the coding sequence ATGACGTTACCATTGAAGAAAAAGCTGTACATATTGCTGGCATGGCTTGCGGTTGTACCGGCTGGCTTATATTTTACATATCAATACTATCCTCCTGAAAATATTGCAGGAAATGAGCTTGAGTTTATAACATTGGTGGCATTTGCCACTTTCATCCCCCTCATGCCCATCGTGATCAACGGTGCGACCATCTTCTTCATCCAGTGGGTGACACTCGTCGGCTTCATCAAGTATGGTCTATTTATTGAAATCGTACTGATGCAGTTCTCGATCATCCCCTTGCTCATAAGGCTCCGGGTGACAAAAAGCGACTGGCACAGGATCCCATTGAATTCACTGATGTTCTTTTTGGTTTCATACATCAGTGGGCTGATCTATTTTATGGTGGGAGGGGAAATCGCCGAAAGGGAGCTCGGTCAGCTGATCCTACCGATCCTTTGTTACCAGATCGTATCCATTATGATCAATCAGATCCTCCTCCTTCTCTATCATCATTATGTGGCTAATAATGACGTGCGTTTTTACAGTAAGGACTTTGTGTGGGATTTCACCGCCAATATGATCATGTTCCCTCTTTCTCTCTCACTCTACTATTTGACATTTGAACTGGGGGCGTTTGCCTCCTTGCTGATTGGAGTCCCGTTCGTCAGTCTCTCCATCATCTTGAAGCTCTATAATTCATCCGAGAATATCAATGAATACCTCCAAAAAGCAGGGGAAATCGGGCATCAGCTCACAGAGAGCCTCAAGGTCAAAGAAGTCCTGGATATTTTCATCGAGAAGATCATCGAAACACTTCCTGTCGAATATGCGTACATCCTCGACTGCCATGAGGAGGGGTTGGTTCTTCTCCGGCGGTTTGAAAATGGGGAAATGAAATCGAATAACCTTCGTCCCCTCAAGAAAAATCAGGGGATCAGCGGAGTGGTATGGGAAACGGGAAAATCCGTCCTGTATACGTCCCGTTCGGAATGGACCGATATCGCCGAAGGGTATATGCCGGAGGATGTGGAAAGCGTGTTATGCGTACCTATCGTCAGGAGCCAGAAGGTGAGGGGAATCCTTCTTCTCGCTTCCTCCAAAAAGAAAGCGTATGAGAAATTCCAATTGATGATCGTCGATATCCTATGCTCTTATTTCGGGATAGCCATTGCCAATGCAAGGCACCATGAGCGGACGAAACAGAACAGTGAACGATGCGCTCTTACAGGTCTCTACAATTATCGCTACTTCGAGGATCTGCTTTCCATGGAATACAATCACCTCGAAGCAGGAAAGAGAAAGACCCTGTCCTTAATCATGCTGGATCTTGACCACTTCAAAGTGATCAATGATAACTACGGTCACCAGAGTGGTAACGAAATCCTGATACAACTGGCCGAACGCTTACGTGCATTGATATCCACTAAAGGAACCGTGGCAAGATACGGCGGGGAGGAATTTGTGATCCTCCTTCCCGATACGGAAAGGGAAGAGGCACTCCGCATCGCAGAATATGTCAGGGGCACGATTGCCAACCAGCCGTTCACGCTCCATGACAGCCTGGACGAATCCAACAAACAGATAATGGTCAGGATTACGGCAAGCATCGGCGTATCGACCGCACCTCAGGATGCAGACGACACCATGGCCCTCATCCGTCATGCCGACCGGGCGCTTTATACTGGGGCGAAGCAGGCAGGGAGGAATCGGGTGGCGCAGTATGTGAAATAA